The proteins below come from a single Nitrospiraceae bacterium genomic window:
- the queA gene encoding tRNA preQ1(34) S-adenosylmethionine ribosyltransferase-isomerase QueA gives MDLSQFNFPFDHALVAKYPVHPRDHARLLVLTRSTGDIIDRQVKDLPNILRPGDLLVVNNTKVIPARLWAKKVPSGGRVELLFVKEIGEDHAEVLIQGKVGVGQIVECEGSARAQVVEKEPGRTVIHWLGPGALRTWLLSHGEIPLPPYLKRQPVARDQEDYQTVFAKVDGAIAAPTAGLHFTPQLITQLEEKGIGTVTVTLHVGPGTFQPVKTTDITRHIMHPEWFEVSEETAKRIREVRKQGGRIVAVGTTVARSLESALDDTGELRPRSGETRLFILPGFKFRVLDGLLTNFHFPETTLLMLVAAFAGLEEVRNAYVHAVCERYRFYSYGDAMLILE, from the coding sequence ATGGATCTTTCCCAATTCAACTTTCCTTTTGACCACGCTCTGGTTGCCAAATATCCGGTTCATCCACGTGATCATGCCAGATTATTGGTGCTGACCCGATCGACTGGAGATATTATCGACCGGCAGGTCAAAGACCTCCCCAATATATTACGACCTGGGGATTTGCTCGTGGTGAACAATACCAAAGTCATTCCGGCTCGCCTCTGGGCGAAGAAGGTCCCAAGCGGGGGCCGGGTGGAATTGCTGTTTGTTAAAGAAATTGGTGAAGACCACGCGGAAGTTCTCATTCAGGGGAAAGTTGGAGTCGGACAGATTGTGGAATGCGAGGGATCAGCCCGTGCGCAGGTAGTGGAAAAAGAGCCTGGTCGAACGGTGATTCATTGGCTTGGCCCGGGTGCATTGCGGACATGGTTACTGTCCCATGGAGAAATCCCCCTTCCTCCGTACTTGAAACGCCAACCCGTTGCACGCGATCAAGAGGATTATCAAACCGTCTTTGCCAAAGTGGATGGGGCTATTGCCGCGCCTACCGCCGGATTGCATTTTACGCCACAATTGATCACGCAATTGGAAGAAAAAGGGATCGGGACGGTCACGGTTACCCTGCATGTTGGACCTGGAACTTTTCAGCCGGTCAAGACAACGGACATCACACGGCACATCATGCATCCGGAATGGTTCGAGGTGTCCGAGGAGACCGCTAAGAGGATTCGTGAGGTTCGGAAGCAAGGCGGGAGAATTGTCGCTGTCGGGACGACCGTGGCACGTAGTCTTGAGTCAGCTCTCGATGACACCGGCGAGCTCAGGCCCCGTTCAGGAGAGACCCGCCTCTTTATCCTGCCGGGATTCAAGTTCCGGGTCCTTGATGGGCTCCTCACTAATTTTCATTTTCCCGAAACGACTCTCTTGATGTTAGTTGCAGCATTTGCGGGATTAGAGGAGGTCAGGAATGCCTATGTCCATGCAGTGTGTGAACGCTACCGGTTCTATAGCTATGGGGATGCCATGCTTATTCTTGAATAA